From Pseudoleptotrichia goodfellowii, a single genomic window includes:
- the trxB gene encoding thioredoxin-disulfide reductase, with product MAEHFDLVIIGSGPAGLSSALYASRGKLKTLVLEKGQNGGQAAITHLIENYPGAIEDPTGPKLTQRMLEQAKNFGTEVRKEEVVEVDFSGKEKVIKCKDNEYTAKAVVIATGATPRKLDAPGIKELSGKGISYCATCDADFFKGLEVYVVGGGNSAVEEAIYLTKFARQVHIVHMLDNFQCENITLEKAKSVPNLDIRLRTVVQEVKGDGILESIVFKNLDTNEVYEVEADEEDGTMGLFVFIGYQPQTELFKGKVEINQYGYIVAGENTETSVPGVFVAGDCRVKEVRQVITAAADGAVSAIAAEKYISKEFE from the coding sequence ATGGCAGAGCATTTTGATTTAGTAATTATAGGGTCGGGACCTGCAGGTTTGTCATCGGCACTATATGCTTCAAGAGGTAAACTTAAGACACTTGTTCTTGAGAAAGGACAAAACGGAGGACAGGCTGCGATTACTCACTTAATAGAAAATTATCCGGGTGCTATTGAAGATCCGACAGGTCCGAAACTTACTCAAAGAATGTTGGAGCAGGCTAAAAATTTCGGTACAGAAGTTAGAAAAGAAGAAGTAGTGGAAGTAGATTTTTCAGGTAAAGAAAAAGTTATCAAATGTAAAGATAACGAGTATACTGCAAAAGCTGTAGTAATAGCTACAGGAGCTACTCCTAGAAAACTTGATGCTCCGGGAATCAAAGAACTTTCAGGAAAAGGAATATCCTATTGTGCAACTTGTGATGCTGATTTCTTTAAAGGATTGGAAGTTTACGTAGTAGGTGGAGGAAACAGTGCTGTAGAAGAAGCTATTTATCTTACAAAATTTGCAAGACAGGTTCATATAGTTCATATGTTAGATAATTTCCAATGTGAAAATATTACATTGGAAAAAGCTAAGAGTGTTCCTAATCTTGACATCAGATTGAGAACAGTAGTTCAGGAAGTAAAAGGAGACGGAATACTTGAATCAATAGTATTTAAAAATCTTGATACAAATGAAGTATATGAAGTTGAAGCCGACGAAGAAGACGGAACTATGGGATTGTTTGTATTTATAGGATATCAGCCTCAAACAGAATTGTTTAAAGGAAAAGTTGAAATAAACCAATACGGATATATAGTAGCCGGAGAAAATACAGAAACAAGCGTACCGGGAGTATTTGTAGCAGGAGACTGCAGAGTCAAAGAAGTACGTCAGGTAATTACAGCTGCTGCTGACGGTGCTGTATCGGCGATAGCTGCTGAAAAATATATCAGTAAAGAATTTGAATAA
- a CDS encoding GrdX family protein, whose amino-acid sequence MKLITNNPNFLNYKKKDIEVDYRDVDYLKILEIARDYIHVNYELLTHPLYGSVKPNETIYRSIVLKSNDNLDHNSVVMISEAIETFVKFRKNKETPLWTDTVKEDFGVIDYDLITNAIERIIK is encoded by the coding sequence GTGAAACTAATAACAAACAATCCGAATTTTTTGAATTATAAAAAGAAAGATATAGAAGTGGATTACAGAGATGTCGATTATCTCAAAATATTGGAGATTGCGAGGGACTACATACATGTAAATTATGAGTTGCTTACTCATCCTTTGTATGGAAGTGTAAAGCCCAATGAAACCATATACAGATCAATAGTTTTGAAATCAAACGATAATCTTGATCATAATTCTGTTGTAATGATATCCGAAGCAATAGAAACTTTTGTAAAGTTCAGAAAAAATAAGGAAACTCCTTTATGGACAGATACTGTAAAAGAAGATTTCGGAGTGATAGACTATGATTTGATTACTAACGCTATAGAAAGAATTATAAAATAG